The following coding sequences lie in one Metopolophium dirhodum isolate CAU chromosome 5, ASM1992520v1, whole genome shotgun sequence genomic window:
- the LOC132945397 gene encoding protein NipSnap, with translation MFNSILKQCTLSCTKQIAVPLQFRCLSLSSATLKDNKESENNTNEGWLKKLLVRRIEPTKEQHSRMLSDKEVIYELQTHNVRPDSTDNYMKNYEQVVQLCQKIPNLKYELIGSWSVRVGDLDQYVHLWKHQGGYAEIDKTNTILIQNQEYTKLRNQCGQFLRSRHLQYLLAFSFWPSIELKSGSNIYEIRSYSLKPGTMIEWGNNWARAINHRRSNDEPFAGFFSQVGRLYNVHHFWCYKNLEVRTQTREAAWMSPGWDECVAYTVPLIKEMQSKILHPTPFSPTQ, from the exons atgtttaattccaTATTGAAACAGTGTACGCTCTCGTGTACAAAACAAATCGCCGTACCATTACAATTCAG GTGTTTGTCTTTGAGCTCGGCCACTCTTAAAGACAATAAAGAGTCGGAAAATAACACTAATGAGGGATGGCTAAAGAAATTGCTGGTTCGACGAATAGAACCAACTAAAGAACAACACTCCCGCATGTTATCCGATAAAGAAGTAATATATGAATTACAAACGCACAACGTACGTCCCGATTCGACtgataattatatgaaaaacta tgAACAGGTAGTCCAGCTGTGTCAAAAAATACCCAACTTAAAATATGAACTGATTGGCTCTTGGTCTGTACGTGTAGGTGACCTAGACCAATATGTACATTTATGGAAACATCAAGGTGGTTATGCAGAAATCGATAaaaccaatacaattttaatacaaaatcaa gaATACACAAAATTACGCAATCAATGTGGCCAGTTCTTACGTTCAAGGCATCTACAGTACTTATTAGCTTTCAGCTTCTGGCCTTCTATTGAATTAAAATCTGGTTCCAACATATATGAGATTCGTAGCTACAGTTTGAAACCAGGTACAATGATAGAGTGGGGTAATAATTGGGCAAGAGCAATCAATCACCGGCGTTCAAACGACGAGCCATTTGCTGGCTTCTTCTCTCAAGTTGGTCGTCTCTACAATGTTCATCATTTTTGGT gtTATAAAAATTTAGAAGTACGTACACAGACTAGAGAAGCTGCTTGGATGTCCCCTGGATGGGATGAGTGTGTTGCATACACGGTTCCACTAATTAAAGAAATGCAATCTAAAATACTACATCCAACACCCTTTTCCCCAACTcagtaa